A single region of the Salvia splendens isolate huo1 chromosome 18, SspV2, whole genome shotgun sequence genome encodes:
- the LOC121776638 gene encoding uncharacterized protein LOC121776638 — protein MEQSPNNGTKKVKLLCSYGGQIKSRPSDHHLSYLGGDTKIVAVDRSVKFSQLSAKLKSLLSDAADISVKYQLPGEDLDALVSLIDDDDVEHMMIEYDRMHRISPKPARLRIFVFNISAPVKPASNPDYLFGFDQENQPTIAHTPLDLFPVPARFSNGPAVHRVPVAAYGYSYGNREQPVYNLIPMMPPVSVVNGVELNGNSRRQRHV, from the coding sequence aTGGAGCAGAGCCCCAACAATGGCACCAAAAAGGTCAAACTACTCTGCAGCTACGGCGGCCAGATCAAGTCCCGCCCCTCCGACCACCACCTCTCCTACCTCGGCGGCGACACCAAAATCGTCGCCGTCGACCGCTCCGTCAAATTCTCCCAACTCTCCGCCAAGCTCAAATCCCTCCTCTCCGACGCCGCCGACATTTCCGTCAAGTACCAGCTCCCCGGTGAGGACCTCGACGCCCTCGTCTCCTTAATCGACGACGACGACGTCGAGCACATGATGATAGAGTACGACCGCATGCACAGGATCTCCCCCAAACCCGCCCGCCTCCGCATATTCGTATTCAACATTTCCGCCCCGGTCAAACCCGCGTCTAACCCGGATTACTTATTCGGGTTCGACCAGGAGAACCAGCCCACCATCGCCCACACTCCGCTCGATCTCTTCCCGGTTCCCGCCCGGTTCAGCAACGGACCGGCGGTTCACCGGGTACCGGTTGCTGCGTATGGCTATTCGTATGGGAACCGGGAGCAGCCGGTTTATAATTTAATTCCGATGATGCCCCCGGTTTCGGTTGTGAATGGCGTGGAATTGAATGGGAATAGTAGGCGTCAGCGTCATGTCTGA